From Micromonospora sp. NBC_01699, a single genomic window includes:
- a CDS encoding lysine 5,6-aminomutase subunit alpha TIM-barrel domain-containing protein, whose translation MQSKLDLDAGLVGSCREVAAEIARDVEERTAGRTTVSVERTVARLLGVDGVDDLDVPLPNVLVDRVQEHGGLGRGLAYWLGNAIIATGAEPLEIAKVVGAGELDLCALPTADDEQIRQTIRRHAAAALEKIRGTRAERSAFRASLDGDRDGDGSRRAKTPEIYVLTATGNVYEDVAHAEAVAENGGDIVAVIRSTAQSLLDYVPYGPTTEGFGGTFATQANFAVMREALDRWSRANGRYVKLSSFCSGLCMPEIAAMGAIEGLDNMVNDALYGILYRDINQRRTLIDQRFSRMINGYFGVVINTGEDNYLRTADAVAAAPSVVASQLINYFIARDCGLRPEQIAVGNAFEIHPDVTNGLLYEWAQAQLTRELFPDCPVKYMPPTVHMNGNPLRTHAVDTLFNLVTVATKQGIQTIGVPTEGIFTPHIHDRVHGLENTRYVGNFARDLGDDIEFRPGGIVRTRAAAVLADAHQMLLEIAEMGLFGAIEKGYFGNVSRHPGQGRGVEGIVEHEAGYQNPFMELMKETSHA comes from the coding sequence ATGCAATCGAAACTCGACCTCGATGCCGGTCTGGTCGGCTCGTGCCGCGAGGTGGCCGCGGAAATTGCCCGTGACGTCGAAGAGCGCACTGCCGGCAGGACCACGGTGTCGGTGGAGCGGACCGTCGCCCGGCTGCTCGGCGTCGACGGCGTCGACGACCTCGACGTCCCGCTGCCCAATGTGCTGGTCGACCGGGTCCAGGAGCACGGCGGGCTGGGGCGGGGCCTGGCCTACTGGCTCGGCAACGCCATCATCGCCACCGGAGCGGAGCCGCTGGAGATCGCCAAGGTGGTCGGCGCCGGCGAACTCGACCTTTGCGCTCTGCCGACCGCCGACGACGAGCAGATCCGGCAGACCATCCGACGGCACGCCGCCGCGGCGCTGGAGAAGATCCGCGGCACCCGGGCCGAGCGTTCGGCGTTCCGAGCCAGCCTGGATGGCGATCGCGACGGCGACGGCTCGCGTCGCGCCAAAACCCCGGAGATATACGTGCTGACGGCCACCGGCAACGTCTACGAGGACGTGGCCCACGCCGAGGCGGTCGCCGAGAACGGCGGCGATATCGTCGCCGTCATCCGGTCGACCGCGCAGAGCCTGCTCGACTACGTGCCGTACGGCCCGACGACCGAGGGCTTCGGTGGCACCTTCGCCACCCAGGCAAACTTCGCCGTCATGCGGGAGGCGCTGGACCGCTGGTCGCGGGCGAACGGCCGGTACGTCAAGCTGTCCAGCTTCTGTTCCGGCCTCTGCATGCCGGAGATCGCGGCGATGGGCGCCATCGAGGGCCTCGACAACATGGTCAACGACGCCCTGTACGGCATCCTCTACCGCGACATCAACCAGCGCCGGACCCTGATCGACCAGCGGTTCTCCCGTATGATCAACGGCTACTTCGGCGTCGTCATCAACACCGGCGAGGACAACTACCTGCGTACCGCCGACGCGGTCGCCGCCGCGCCGTCCGTCGTGGCCTCCCAGCTGATCAACTACTTCATCGCGCGGGACTGCGGCCTGCGGCCGGAGCAGATAGCGGTCGGCAACGCCTTCGAGATCCACCCGGACGTCACCAACGGCCTGCTGTACGAGTGGGCACAGGCCCAGCTGACCCGGGAGCTGTTCCCGGATTGCCCGGTCAAGTACATGCCGCCAACCGTGCACATGAACGGCAACCCGCTCCGCACCCACGCGGTCGACACCCTGTTCAACCTGGTCACCGTGGCCACCAAACAGGGGATCCAGACCATTGGTGTGCCCACCGAGGGCATCTTCACCCCGCACATCCATGACCGGGTGCACGGCCTGGAGAACACCCGCTACGTCGGCAACTTCGCGCGGGACCTGGGTGACGACATCGAGTTCCGCCCCGGCGGGATCGTCCGCACCCGGGCGGCGGCCGTCCTCGCCGACGCGCACCAGATGCTCCTGGAGATCGCCGAGATGGGGTTGTTCGGAGCGATCGAGAAGGGCTACTTCGGCAACGTGTCCCGGCACCCGGGCCAGGGCCGGGGCGTGGAGGGCATCGTCGAGCACGAGGCCGGGTACCAGAACCCGTTCATGGAACTGATGAAGGAGACGTCCCATGCCTGA
- a CDS encoding OAM dimerization domain-containing protein, with product MPETADLSAVRPYGDRLNDGLVQVTFTLPVPYGLSARHAALELARVMQLSEPEVVHFQRLCDGYTYFVVIGQCRQAIDFTGLREGAFDIQYLTEREIERFVDEQIGRPVVVVGASTGTDTHSVGIDAMLNPKGLDGRHGLEAYHGFQVYNLGSQVPNARLVERAIAVNADAILVSQTVTQQNLHLHNLTELVELVEAEAVRDRMLLICGGPRVSHELAKELGFDAGFSKGTYPNHVGTYIVKELVARRAATPTAESVG from the coding sequence ATGCCTGAGACCGCCGACCTGTCAGCGGTCCGGCCGTACGGTGACCGTCTCAACGACGGCCTGGTACAGGTGACCTTCACGCTTCCGGTGCCGTACGGCCTGTCGGCTCGCCATGCCGCCCTCGAACTGGCCCGGGTGATGCAGTTGAGCGAGCCGGAGGTGGTCCACTTCCAAAGGCTGTGCGACGGGTACACCTACTTCGTGGTGATCGGGCAGTGCCGGCAGGCGATCGACTTCACCGGGCTGCGCGAGGGCGCCTTCGACATCCAGTACCTGACGGAGCGCGAGATCGAGCGGTTCGTCGACGAGCAGATCGGCCGCCCGGTGGTGGTGGTCGGCGCCAGCACCGGCACCGACACACACAGCGTCGGCATAGACGCCATGCTCAACCCCAAGGGGCTCGACGGTCGGCACGGGCTGGAGGCATACCACGGCTTCCAGGTCTACAACCTGGGCAGCCAGGTGCCCAACGCGCGGCTGGTGGAGCGCGCGATCGCTGTCAATGCCGACGCCATCCTGGTCTCGCAGACGGTGACCCAGCAGAACCTGCACCTGCACAACCTCACCGAGCTGGTGGAGCTCGTCGAAGCCGAGGCGGTCCGGGACCGCATGCTGCTCATCTGCGGCGGGCCACGGGTGTCGCACGAGCTGGCGAAGGAACTCGGGTTCGACGCCGGATTCTCCAAGGGCACCTATCCGAACCACGTCGGCACGTACATCGTCAAGGAACTCGTGGCCCGCCGCGCGGCCACCCCGACAGCCGAGAGCGTGGGGTGA
- a CDS encoding MbtH family protein, translating to MTNPFEDPDANYLVLVNEEGQHSLWPVFIDVPAGWETVFGEAGRQDCLNYIEKSWTDMRPKSLIKAMEGN from the coding sequence GTGACGAATCCGTTCGAGGATCCCGACGCCAACTATCTGGTGCTCGTCAACGAGGAGGGGCAGCACTCGTTGTGGCCGGTCTTCATCGACGTACCCGCCGGTTGGGAAACGGTGTTCGGTGAGGCCGGGAGGCAGGACTGCCTCAACTACATCGAGAAGTCGTGGACCGACATGCGGCCGAAGAGCCTGATCAAGGCCATGGAAGGCAACTGA
- a CDS encoding cytochrome P450 has protein sequence MPLDPDPRPTINLVDPELYRSGDPLRQWRWLRAHAPVYRHPATDLPGFWALTRYDDVRAAYRDAATFSSAKGILLRPAGHGEDPGGGRTLALTDPPRHRQLRNLVDSWFAVRAMRNLEPKLEKITQTVVDRALELGTCDFVADIAGRVPLYVICDMMGIPKSDWELLYGLTSQAFGAGDAAIQRIAHLQIMAYFDDLRTTKARRPGEDLVSVLATAEIDGVRLPADDVILNCDNLLVGGTENTRIAASGGMLALLRHPDQWAMLAADPDLLPTAVDEVLRWTSTATHIVRTVTRPVEIRGTTVAAGELVTLWLPSANRDEEVFADPDRFDVARKPNRHLALGFGEHFCVGNILARVELRLLYQELLRRSVRIELADEPTLLRSIVVNGPERMPVHLHG, from the coding sequence ATGCCCCTCGATCCGGATCCCCGTCCCACGATCAATCTGGTGGACCCCGAGCTGTACCGCAGCGGCGACCCGTTGCGCCAATGGCGGTGGTTGCGCGCGCACGCGCCGGTCTACCGGCACCCGGCGACCGACCTGCCCGGCTTCTGGGCGCTGACCCGATACGACGACGTGCGCGCCGCGTACCGGGACGCGGCGACGTTCAGCTCGGCCAAGGGGATTCTCCTGCGACCGGCCGGGCACGGCGAGGACCCGGGCGGGGGCCGGACGCTGGCGCTGACCGATCCGCCCCGGCACCGACAGCTACGCAACCTGGTCGACTCCTGGTTCGCGGTACGGGCGATGCGCAACCTGGAGCCCAAGCTGGAGAAGATCACGCAGACCGTGGTCGACCGGGCGCTGGAGCTGGGCACGTGCGACTTCGTCGCCGACATCGCCGGCCGGGTGCCGCTCTACGTCATCTGCGACATGATGGGCATCCCGAAGTCCGATTGGGAGCTGCTGTACGGCCTGACCAGTCAGGCGTTCGGCGCCGGGGACGCGGCGATCCAGCGGATCGCCCACCTGCAAATCATGGCCTACTTCGACGATCTGCGGACGACCAAGGCGCGCCGGCCCGGCGAGGACCTGGTCAGTGTGCTGGCCACGGCGGAGATCGACGGCGTACGGCTGCCCGCCGACGACGTGATCCTCAACTGCGACAACCTGCTGGTCGGCGGCACGGAGAACACCCGCATCGCGGCGTCCGGCGGCATGCTGGCGCTGCTGCGGCACCCCGACCAGTGGGCGATGCTGGCCGCCGATCCCGACCTGCTGCCGACCGCCGTCGACGAGGTGCTGCGGTGGACCTCGACGGCCACCCACATCGTGCGTACGGTCACCCGCCCGGTCGAGATCCGCGGCACGACCGTGGCCGCGGGTGAGCTGGTGACGCTCTGGCTGCCGTCGGCCAACCGGGACGAGGAGGTGTTCGCCGACCCGGACCGCTTCGACGTCGCCCGCAAGCCGAACCGGCACCTGGCGCTCGGCTTCGGGGAGCACTTCTGCGTGGGCAACATCCTGGCCCGGGTCGAACTACGGCTGCTCTACCAGGAGTTGCTCCGCCGGTCGGTACGGATCGAGCTGGCCGACGAGCCCACCCTGCTGCGCTCGATCGTGGTCAACGGCCCCGAGCGGATGCCGGTCCACCTGCACGGCTGA